One genomic region from Sparus aurata chromosome 15, fSpaAur1.1, whole genome shotgun sequence encodes:
- the cox5b2 gene encoding cytochrome c oxidase subunit 5B2: MAGRLLLRACTTTTLQLRSNVVARPLHRAMATVRGIPTDEEQATGLERRALQALKHGKDPYSILKPKEYAGTQEDPHIVPCIGTKRLVGCLCEEDNTAIVWFWLHEGDAQRCPSCGSHYQLVHHELPH, translated from the exons ATGGCGGGACGTCTTCTTCTTCGAGCTTGTACAACGACAACACTGCAGCTGAGGAGCAATGTGGTGGCCAGACCGTTACACCGTGCTATGGCCACGGTGAGAG GAATACCAACAGATGAGGAACAGGCCACTGGACTGGAGCGTCGTGCCCTGCAGGCCCTCAAACATGGAAAG GATCCCTACAGTATACTGAAGCCCAAGGAGTACGCTGGCACCCAAGAGGACCCTCACATCGTGCCATGCATTGGAACCAAGAGGCTGGTGGGCTGTCTTT GTGAGGAAGACAACACAGCGATTGTGTGGTTCTGGCTTCATGAGGGAGATGCCCAgcgctgtccttcctgcggTTCCCACTATCAGCTGGTCCACCATGAGCTGCCCCATTGA